In a genomic window of Bradyrhizobium ontarionense:
- a CDS encoding DUF2735 domain-containing protein produces MDTNVTEGSARIYQFPRGGRAGLAPRHLGETSARQIAPALQPTIYSGSWYHDEAIQEAKPAWDR; encoded by the coding sequence ATGGACACGAACGTGACCGAGGGATCCGCAAGGATCTACCAATTTCCACGCGGAGGACGGGCCGGTCTCGCGCCTCGTCACCTGGGCGAGACGTCCGCCCGACAGATCGCTCCGGCATTGCAGCCCACCATCTATAGTGGCAGCTGGTATCACGACGAGGCGATCCAGGAAGCCAAGCCGGCGTGGGACCGGTGA
- a CDS encoding GNAT family N-acetyltransferase, with protein MSQVDIFRPRPGFGYVRTLSQHEELPLLRDHLLRLDAESRHDRFNGFLDDSFIERYAARCAADGTIVVAYMENGMVRGAAELHPPEQSEDGLPEIAFSVESCVRRRGVGSLLFQRVISEARWKGYRKLRVTTGSQNHAMRALAAKFGAHLAFRHGESTGTIDLTQQPQDELAKLVVETPIAAARALFSLNRACWKLVTRMYGDQRAA; from the coding sequence GTGTCACAGGTAGATATTTTTCGTCCCCGGCCGGGCTTTGGCTATGTGCGGACGCTCAGCCAGCACGAGGAACTGCCGCTGCTGCGCGATCATTTGTTGCGGCTCGATGCTGAGAGCCGGCACGATCGATTCAACGGCTTTCTCGATGACAGTTTCATCGAGCGCTACGCGGCCCGCTGTGCGGCTGATGGCACCATCGTCGTCGCCTATATGGAGAACGGCATGGTGCGCGGCGCCGCCGAGCTGCATCCGCCGGAGCAGTCCGAGGATGGGCTTCCGGAGATCGCGTTCAGCGTCGAATCCTGCGTGCGCCGCCGCGGCGTCGGCAGCCTGCTGTTCCAGCGGGTGATCTCGGAAGCGCGCTGGAAAGGCTATCGCAAGCTGCGCGTCACGACCGGGTCGCAGAACCACGCCATGCGGGCGCTGGCGGCCAAGTTCGGCGCGCACCTGGCGTTCCGCCACGGCGAGTCGACCGGTACGATCGACCTGACCCAGCAGCCGCAGGACGAGCTGGCGAAGCTTGTGGTCGAGACGCCGATCGCTGCAGCCCGTGCGCTCTTCAGCCTCAATCGCGCGTGCTGGAAGCTCGTCACTCGCATGTACGGCGACCAGCGCGCCGCCTGA
- a CDS encoding SGNH/GDSL hydrolase family protein: protein MQWWRGRGMGLQLRIVFCTEVVTMMSVVSDRPADLATFLHPFKHFPQSLAVQRKTRIVALGSSSTAGTNGIVAFPARLEQGLRKANFGCIIDVLNRGLGGQEAAEELSRFECDVIAEQPSLVVWQVGTNAAYRESYSLDEVEAALRVGLGWLARLPVDVIVMDLQYTFAIVEVPNRLARALDMQRRIERVTSAAGVNLFRRWELMKSWCDTGQIPLSAMDDGHDDRLHMSERATACVSDALARAIMSPSVPQV from the coding sequence TTGCAATGGTGGCGCGGCCGGGGCATGGGATTGCAATTACGAATTGTATTTTGCACCGAGGTGGTCACGATGATGTCGGTTGTTTCCGATCGGCCCGCCGATCTCGCTACATTCCTGCATCCGTTCAAGCACTTCCCCCAGAGTCTGGCAGTCCAGCGCAAGACCAGGATCGTCGCCCTCGGCTCGTCGTCGACGGCTGGCACCAACGGCATCGTGGCTTTTCCGGCGCGGCTTGAGCAAGGGCTGCGCAAGGCCAATTTCGGCTGCATCATCGATGTTCTCAATCGTGGCCTCGGCGGACAGGAGGCGGCGGAGGAGCTGTCTCGCTTCGAATGCGACGTGATTGCGGAGCAGCCGTCGCTCGTCGTGTGGCAGGTCGGCACCAACGCCGCGTACCGTGAGAGCTACAGCCTTGATGAGGTCGAGGCGGCGCTGCGCGTTGGCCTGGGATGGCTCGCCCGGCTGCCGGTCGATGTGATCGTCATGGATCTGCAATATACGTTCGCGATCGTCGAGGTGCCGAACCGGCTGGCGCGGGCCCTAGACATGCAGCGGCGGATCGAGAGGGTCACGTCGGCGGCCGGCGTCAACCTGTTCAGGCGTTGGGAGCTGATGAAAAGCTGGTGTGACACGGGCCAGATCCCGCTCTCGGCCATGGACGATGGGCATGACGATCGCCTCCATATGAGCGAACGCGCGACAGCCTGTGTCAGCGACGCTCTTGCCCGTGCGATCATGTCGCCGTCGGTGCCGCAGGTCTGA
- a CDS encoding ABC-F family ATP-binding cassette domain-containing protein, protein MIRLDNVSKQVGHQILFIEASAALQRGEKIGLVGPNGAGKSTLFRMISGREQPDEGQVSTDRGISIGYFNQDVGEMSGRSAVAEVMDGAGPVSAVAAELKELEVAMADPDRVDEMDEIIARYGEVLARFEELDGYALDSRAREALAGLGFSEEMMDNDVGRLSGGWKMRVALARILLMRPDVMLLDEPSNHLDLESLIWLEHFLKGFEGALLMTSHDREFINRIIDKVIEIDCGQLTTYSGDYEFYEQQRALNEKQQQAQYERQQAMLAKEIKFIERFKARASHAAQVQSRVKKLDKIERVEPPKRRQTVAFEFQPAPRSGEDVVALKNVSKTYGRRRIYDGLDFMIRRRERWCVMGVNGAGKSTLLKLVAGTAEPDQGAVTVGGSVKMGYFAQHAMDLLDGEDTVFESLEHSFPQAGQGSLRALAGCFGFSGDDVEKRCRVLSGGEKARLVMAKMLYDPPNFLVLDEPTNHLDMATKEMLITALSSFEGTMLFVSHDRHFLAALSNRLLELTPDGIHQYGGGYTEYVARSGHEAPGLRS, encoded by the coding sequence ATGATCCGTCTCGATAACGTCAGCAAGCAAGTCGGTCACCAGATTCTCTTCATCGAAGCCTCCGCCGCCCTGCAAAGAGGTGAGAAGATCGGACTGGTCGGCCCCAATGGGGCCGGTAAGTCGACACTGTTCCGGATGATCTCGGGCCGCGAGCAGCCGGACGAGGGACAGGTCTCGACCGATCGCGGCATTTCCATCGGCTATTTCAACCAGGATGTCGGCGAGATGTCCGGCCGCAGCGCCGTTGCGGAGGTCATGGACGGTGCCGGGCCGGTGTCGGCGGTCGCCGCGGAGCTCAAGGAGCTCGAAGTGGCCATGGCCGATCCGGATCGGGTCGACGAGATGGACGAGATCATCGCGCGCTACGGCGAAGTGCTGGCGCGTTTCGAGGAGCTCGATGGCTACGCGCTGGACAGCCGCGCCCGCGAGGCGCTGGCCGGTCTCGGCTTCTCCGAAGAGATGATGGACAATGACGTCGGCCGGTTGTCCGGCGGCTGGAAGATGCGCGTCGCGCTGGCGCGCATCCTGCTGATGCGCCCCGATGTCATGCTGCTCGACGAGCCGTCCAACCATCTCGATCTGGAAAGCCTGATCTGGCTGGAGCATTTCCTCAAAGGTTTCGAGGGCGCGCTGCTGATGACCTCGCATGACCGCGAGTTCATCAACCGCATCATCGACAAGGTGATCGAGATCGACTGCGGCCAGCTGACGACCTATTCCGGCGACTACGAATTCTACGAGCAGCAGCGTGCGCTGAACGAGAAGCAGCAGCAGGCGCAGTACGAGCGCCAGCAGGCGATGCTTGCCAAGGAGATCAAGTTCATCGAGCGCTTCAAGGCGCGGGCGTCGCACGCCGCGCAGGTGCAGAGCCGGGTCAAGAAGCTCGACAAGATCGAGCGCGTCGAGCCGCCGAAGCGGCGCCAGACGGTGGCCTTCGAGTTTCAGCCGGCGCCGCGCTCCGGCGAGGACGTGGTTGCCTTGAAGAACGTATCCAAGACCTATGGCCGCCGCCGCATCTACGACGGGCTGGATTTCATGATCCGGCGCAGGGAGCGCTGGTGCGTGATGGGCGTCAACGGCGCAGGAAAGTCGACGCTGCTGAAGCTCGTGGCCGGCACGGCGGAGCCCGACCAGGGGGCGGTGACGGTCGGCGGCAGCGTCAAGATGGGCTATTTCGCGCAGCATGCGATGGATCTGCTCGACGGTGAAGATACGGTGTTCGAGTCGCTCGAGCATTCGTTCCCGCAGGCCGGGCAGGGCTCGCTGCGCGCGCTGGCCGGCTGCTTCGGTTTCTCCGGCGATGACGTCGAGAAACGGTGCCGGGTGCTGTCGGGCGGCGAGAAGGCGCGGCTGGTGATGGCGAAAATGCTCTATGACCCGCCGAACTTCCTGGTGCTGGACGAGCCGACCAACCATCTGGACATGGCCACCAAGGAAATGCTCATCACCGCCTTGTCCAGCTTCGAAGGCACCATGCTGTTCGTCTCGCACGACCGGCATTTCCTTGCCGCGCTCTCCAACCGCCTGCTGGAGCTGACGCCCGACGGCATCCACCAGTATGGCGGCGGCTACACCGAATACGTCGCCCGCAGCGGTCACGAGGCACCCGGGCTGCGAAGCTGA
- a CDS encoding ArgE/DapE family deacylase gives MITQDTTQRIVDAVDAGFERQLATTSDFVAIPSTRGAEGPCQDMFGDLLRARGYEVDDWHIDLDDLKEMRGFGPIEHDFSKARSVVGTYRPATTAGRSLILQGHCDVVPAGPLDMWETPPFSPVIKDGRMYGRGACDMKSGTIGALYALDAIAAAGFKPTARIHVQSVIEEESTGVGALSTLQRGYRADACFIPEPTGGKMVRSQVGVIWFRLKVRGFPVHVFEAGAGANAIQAAYHLIHALEKLEADWNDRAKSDRHFKSLDHPINFNPGIIKGGDWASSVPAWCDVDCRIAILPGWSVKDCQNEILACVAAASRDHRFLSNNPPVVEWSGFLSEGYELTDSAEPEAAFGRAFKAVHGSEVQDLVFTALTDTRFYGLNYNIPSLCFGASGAAMHGFNEHVELDSLRRATKTMALFIAEWCGVEKA, from the coding sequence ATGATCACCCAAGACACGACGCAACGGATCGTCGACGCCGTCGACGCCGGCTTCGAGCGCCAGCTCGCGACCACCAGCGACTTCGTCGCGATCCCCTCGACGCGCGGTGCCGAAGGGCCGTGCCAGGACATGTTCGGTGATCTGCTGCGTGCGCGCGGCTACGAGGTCGACGACTGGCACATCGATCTCGACGATCTCAAGGAGATGCGCGGCTTTGGTCCGATCGAGCACGACTTCTCGAAGGCGCGCAGCGTGGTCGGAACCTATCGCCCGGCGACCACGGCTGGCCGGTCGCTGATCCTGCAGGGTCATTGCGACGTCGTGCCGGCCGGCCCGCTCGACATGTGGGAGACGCCACCGTTCTCGCCCGTTATCAAGGACGGCCGGATGTATGGCCGCGGCGCCTGCGACATGAAGTCCGGCACGATCGGGGCGCTCTATGCGCTCGATGCGATCGCCGCGGCCGGCTTCAAGCCGACGGCGCGCATTCACGTCCAGTCCGTCATCGAGGAGGAAAGCACCGGGGTCGGCGCGCTCTCCACTTTGCAGCGCGGCTATCGTGCCGATGCCTGCTTCATTCCCGAGCCGACCGGCGGCAAGATGGTCCGCTCGCAGGTCGGCGTGATCTGGTTCCGGCTGAAGGTGCGCGGCTTCCCGGTGCATGTGTTCGAGGCGGGCGCCGGCGCCAATGCGATCCAGGCGGCGTATCACCTGATCCATGCGCTGGAGAAGCTCGAAGCCGATTGGAACGACCGGGCCAAGAGCGATCGTCACTTCAAGTCGCTCGACCATCCGATCAACTTCAATCCCGGCATCATCAAGGGCGGCGACTGGGCCTCGAGCGTGCCGGCCTGGTGCGACGTCGATTGCCGGATCGCGATCCTGCCGGGCTGGTCGGTCAAGGATTGTCAGAACGAAATCCTGGCCTGCGTTGCGGCGGCTTCACGTGATCACCGCTTCCTGTCCAACAATCCGCCGGTCGTCGAATGGTCCGGCTTCCTGTCGGAAGGCTACGAGCTGACCGATTCGGCCGAGCCGGAGGCGGCATTTGGACGGGCGTTCAAGGCCGTGCATGGCAGCGAGGTCCAGGATCTCGTCTTCACCGCGCTGACCGACACCCGCTTCTACGGCCTCAACTACAACATTCCGAGTCTGTGCTTCGGCGCGAGCGGCGCGGCGATGCACGGCTTCAATGAACATGTCGAGCTCGATTCGCTGCGCCGGGCGACCAAGACGATGGCCCTGTTCATTGCCGAGTGGTGCGGAGTCGAGAAGGCCTGA
- a CDS encoding dienelactone hydrolase family protein → MIGTRSNAGAALLAALSLAPAVAAQPDTVYFPSADGHTELAGYLFKPQGKGPFPAIVMLHGRGGPYSSNVNADCTLVSRAAPASPCNAGTLSKRHVMWGSYWAEHGYLALLPDSFGPRGKAHGFGRYTHDDPDRADVNEKTVRPLDAEGALAFLRQRSDVAAGRIVLQGWSNGGSTALNVLFRQGLEPSGFRAALVFYPGCGDKALLGPTLKTRAPIQLFLAADDEEVSPALCSAMADRSHQAGTQIDTTTYPGASHGFDEPSAGRQATAGNGPAMDDALRRSGPIVDGWLKQ, encoded by the coding sequence ATGATCGGGACTCGGAGCAATGCCGGCGCCGCCTTGCTCGCCGCGCTGTCGCTCGCACCAGCGGTCGCCGCCCAGCCCGACACCGTCTACTTCCCGAGCGCCGACGGTCACACCGAGCTCGCGGGATATCTGTTCAAGCCGCAGGGCAAGGGGCCTTTTCCGGCCATCGTCATGCTGCACGGCCGCGGCGGTCCGTACTCCTCCAACGTCAACGCAGATTGCACCCTGGTGTCACGCGCCGCGCCTGCATCGCCGTGCAATGCCGGCACGTTGTCGAAGCGTCACGTGATGTGGGGCAGCTACTGGGCCGAGCACGGCTATCTCGCGCTGCTGCCGGACAGCTTCGGTCCGCGCGGCAAGGCCCATGGCTTCGGTCGTTACACGCATGACGATCCGGACCGCGCCGATGTCAACGAGAAGACGGTGCGGCCGCTCGACGCCGAAGGCGCCCTCGCTTTTCTGCGCCAGCGCAGCGATGTCGCCGCGGGCCGCATCGTGCTGCAGGGCTGGTCCAACGGCGGCAGCACCGCACTGAATGTTCTGTTCCGACAGGGCCTCGAGCCCTCGGGCTTTCGCGCGGCCCTGGTGTTCTATCCCGGCTGCGGCGACAAGGCCCTGCTCGGCCCGACGCTCAAGACGCGGGCGCCAATCCAGCTTTTTCTCGCCGCCGATGACGAGGAGGTCTCGCCCGCGCTCTGCAGCGCCATGGCCGATCGCTCACATCAAGCCGGCACGCAGATCGACACGACGACCTATCCCGGTGCCAGCCATGGCTTCGACGAGCCATCGGCCGGCCGCCAGGCGACGGCCGGCAACGGTCCAGCCATGGACGACGCGCTCCGGCGTTCCGGCCCGATCGTGGACGGTTGGTTGAAACAATGA
- a CDS encoding glutamine synthetase beta-grasp domain-containing protein: protein MTKYKLEYIWLDGYKPVPNLRGKTQIKEFSSFPTLEQLPLWGFDGSSTMQAEGHSSDCVLKPVAVYPDAGRTNGALVMCEVMMPDGKTPHPSNARATILDDPDAWFGFEQEYFFYKDGRPLGFPEHGYPAPQGPYYTGVGFKNVGDVAREIVEEHLDLCLAAGINHEGINAEVAKGQWEFQVFGKGSRTAADQMWMARYLMLRLTEKYGIDIEFHCKPLGDTDWNGSGMHCNFSTKHMREVGGKEYFEKLMDAFKDARADHIAVYGPDNHMRLTGKHETASIDTFSWGIADRGASIRVPHSFANNGYKGYLEDRRPNSQGDPYQIASQVLKTIAVVPTGAKAAA, encoded by the coding sequence ATGACGAAATACAAGCTCGAGTATATCTGGCTCGACGGCTACAAGCCGGTGCCGAATTTGCGCGGCAAGACACAGATCAAGGAATTTTCCTCGTTTCCGACCTTGGAACAGCTTCCTCTTTGGGGCTTTGACGGCTCGTCGACGATGCAGGCCGAAGGCCATAGCTCCGACTGCGTGCTGAAGCCGGTCGCCGTTTACCCTGACGCCGGGCGCACCAATGGCGCGCTGGTGATGTGCGAAGTGATGATGCCGGACGGCAAGACCCCGCATCCGTCCAACGCGCGCGCCACCATCCTGGACGATCCGGACGCGTGGTTCGGTTTCGAGCAGGAGTACTTCTTCTACAAGGACGGCCGCCCGCTCGGCTTCCCGGAACACGGTTACCCGGCTCCGCAGGGTCCGTACTACACCGGCGTCGGCTTCAAGAACGTCGGCGACGTCGCCCGCGAGATCGTCGAGGAGCATCTCGACCTGTGCCTCGCGGCCGGCATCAACCACGAAGGCATCAATGCCGAAGTGGCAAAGGGCCAGTGGGAATTCCAGGTGTTCGGCAAGGGCTCTCGCACGGCCGCTGACCAGATGTGGATGGCCCGCTACCTGATGCTGCGCCTGACCGAGAAGTACGGCATCGACATCGAGTTCCACTGCAAGCCGCTCGGCGACACCGACTGGAACGGCTCGGGCATGCACTGCAACTTCTCGACCAAGCACATGCGCGAAGTCGGCGGCAAGGAGTACTTCGAGAAGCTGATGGACGCGTTCAAGGACGCGCGCGCCGATCACATCGCGGTGTATGGTCCGGACAACCACATGCGCCTGACCGGCAAGCACGAGACGGCGTCGATCGACACGTTCAGCTGGGGCATTGCCGACCGCGGCGCTTCGATCCGCGTTCCGCACTCCTTCGCGAACAACGGCTACAAGGGCTATCTGGAAGACCGCCGTCCGAACTCTCAGGGCGACCCCTACCAGATCGCGTCTCAGGTGTTGAAGACGATCGCGGTGGTTCCAACCGGCGCGAAAGCCGCGGCCTAA
- a CDS encoding DUF1810 domain-containing protein → MATNGDDLRRFVDAQNSIYSRVTAELAAGRKQSHWMWFIFPQIEGLGSSAMAQRYAIRSRAEAEAYLAHPMLGPRLLECTRLVLAVQNKSLREILGSPDDIKFRSCMTLFDAVAPSSSFAEALDRYCNGERDPATTAFLQRDIR, encoded by the coding sequence ATGGCGACGAATGGTGACGATCTCCGCCGATTTGTCGACGCACAGAATTCGATTTATTCCCGCGTGACCGCCGAACTTGCGGCCGGGCGCAAGCAAAGCCACTGGATGTGGTTCATCTTTCCCCAGATCGAAGGGCTCGGCAGCTCGGCCATGGCCCAGCGCTACGCCATCCGCTCCCGCGCGGAGGCTGAAGCCTATCTCGCCCATCCCATGCTCGGCCCGCGCCTTCTCGAATGCACCCGCCTGGTGCTCGCCGTGCAGAACAAATCGCTGCGCGAGATCCTGGGATCCCCTGACGACATCAAATTCCGCTCGTGCATGACGCTGTTCGACGCGGTCGCTCCATCGTCGAGCTTCGCGGAAGCGCTCGATCGCTATTGCAACGGCGAGCGGGATCCGGCGACGACGGCATTTCTGCAACGCGATATCCGATGA
- a CDS encoding SDR family oxidoreductase: MNGAVIVITGAQGALGRSVADLALARGAHVAGIDHAQAEIPASDDRIELGGVDLSDAEQAKVAIDSVAAHFGTLDALINIAGAFAFENTADGDDSVWEKMHARNLMTALHASRAAIPHLVRSSTGRIVNIGAMGALQAGSGMGPYAASKSGVHRLTEALAAEWKGKITVNAVLPSTIDTPANRASMPKADFDKWVTPQELAEVILFLASDAASGVTGALIPVVGRM; encoded by the coding sequence ATGAACGGAGCAGTGATTGTCATTACGGGGGCGCAGGGCGCGCTTGGGCGCAGCGTTGCTGACCTCGCGCTGGCGCGCGGCGCGCATGTGGCCGGGATCGATCATGCCCAGGCCGAGATCCCGGCCAGTGACGACCGCATCGAACTCGGAGGCGTCGATCTGTCCGATGCCGAACAGGCCAAAGTCGCAATCGACTCGGTGGCAGCCCATTTCGGCACTCTGGATGCCCTGATCAACATCGCCGGCGCATTTGCATTCGAGAACACCGCTGACGGCGACGACAGCGTCTGGGAGAAGATGCATGCGCGCAATCTCATGACCGCTCTGCACGCCTCTCGTGCAGCGATTCCTCATCTGGTCCGTTCCAGCACCGGCCGCATCGTCAACATCGGCGCGATGGGCGCACTGCAAGCGGGCTCCGGCATGGGTCCCTATGCGGCCTCGAAGTCTGGCGTTCACAGATTGACCGAGGCCCTGGCGGCGGAGTGGAAGGGCAAGATTACGGTCAACGCCGTGCTGCCTTCGACGATCGATACGCCGGCCAACCGCGCCAGCATGCCGAAGGCCGATTTCGACAAATGGGTGACCCCGCAGGAGCTCGCGGAGGTGATCCTGTTTCTGGCCAGCGACGCGGCGAGCGGTGTGACCGGCGCATTGATACCGGTGGTCGGCCGCATGTAG
- a CDS encoding PaaI family thioesterase → MTPLDKINALKMPFAELKGVTFTEASADRVVAQMLIRPDLCTLHHTIHGGAVMALADSVGAAATVINLPEDAKGTTTIESKTNFIGGAREGTVVIATATPVHRGRRTQVWQTRIETEDGKLVAVVTQTQLVL, encoded by the coding sequence ATGACGCCGCTCGACAAGATCAATGCGCTGAAGATGCCGTTCGCGGAGCTGAAGGGCGTGACATTCACCGAAGCCAGCGCGGATCGCGTCGTCGCGCAGATGCTGATCAGGCCGGATCTGTGCACCCTGCATCACACGATCCACGGCGGCGCCGTCATGGCGCTGGCCGATTCGGTGGGCGCGGCGGCTACCGTCATCAACCTGCCCGAAGATGCCAAGGGCACCACGACCATCGAGAGCAAGACCAACTTCATCGGCGGCGCCAGGGAGGGCACCGTCGTGATCGCGACGGCGACGCCGGTCCATCGCGGGCGCCGCACCCAGGTGTGGCAGACCCGGATCGAGACCGAGGACGGTAAGCTGGTGGCCGTCGTGACCCAGACCCAGCTCGTGTTGTGA
- a CDS encoding tyrosine-protein phosphatase → MTYIRLMSDAPPLHPARHLGLRGASNFRDLGGYPSRDGRRVRWRQIFRSNHLGQLTETDVAIVRQLGVRTAFDFRGRDERSAGLCPIAEIAVQSLAIEPTVLPALRALVSAGRLTAEDAQDLMRESYRNYIRHHTPRFRVLFDHLLADHAPLVIHCTAGKDRTGVACALVLSALDVPDEVVLEDYLLTNQYFRRDAAAHSELPDDVLKAIGTVQASFLAAALDAVRQDYGDLDTYLRDGLGVDGAARKALQERYLAA, encoded by the coding sequence ATGACGTACATTCGGCTCATGTCCGATGCGCCCCCTCTTCATCCAGCCCGCCATCTCGGCCTTCGCGGCGCCAGCAATTTCAGAGATCTGGGCGGATATCCCAGCCGGGATGGACGCCGCGTGCGTTGGCGGCAGATCTTCCGGTCCAACCATCTCGGCCAACTGACGGAAACGGACGTAGCGATCGTCCGCCAGCTCGGCGTCCGGACCGCGTTCGACTTCCGCGGTCGCGACGAGCGAAGCGCCGGCCTGTGCCCGATCGCGGAGATTGCAGTGCAATCCTTGGCGATCGAGCCGACGGTCCTCCCTGCGTTGCGGGCCCTGGTTTCGGCGGGGCGCCTGACGGCCGAAGATGCCCAGGACCTGATGCGGGAATCCTATCGCAACTACATCCGTCACCACACGCCACGCTTCCGGGTTCTGTTCGACCATCTTCTGGCTGATCACGCGCCGCTCGTGATTCATTGCACAGCAGGAAAGGACCGTACGGGCGTCGCCTGCGCTCTCGTCCTCTCCGCACTCGACGTGCCCGACGAAGTCGTCCTCGAGGACTACCTGCTCACCAACCAGTACTTTCGACGTGACGCCGCAGCTCATTCCGAGCTTCCCGACGACGTGCTCAAGGCCATCGGAACGGTCCAAGCCTCGTTCCTGGCAGCCGCTCTCGATGCCGTGCGCCAGGACTATGGCGATCTCGACACCTATCTGCGCGACGGCCTGGGCGTCGACGGCGCCGCGCGCAAGGCTCTCCAGGAGCGCTATCTCGCTGCGTGA
- a CDS encoding tetratricopeptide repeat protein, whose protein sequence is MKNALAAFCLAVLAVIALSHGARAQSADLVLCDRIAADPSDPDKPADVKGFSEIAAVDIPTAIRFCKQASGGSRRALYQLGRAYAANKQATEALAAWRKAVDKGSTAAMVELGILYATGSGVAKDEAQASKLLERAAEAGNPRGVSNLAALGGGAGAADPARARSLLAKAAETNAEAQYQLGLMLAEGKGGTQDDAAARAMFEKAAAQNHPGALERMGAFAEQGRGGARDRDTAKTYYQRAADLGDEDAKKALKRLECPYVLKDKRGNLVSNLCF, encoded by the coding sequence ATGAAAAACGCGCTTGCAGCCTTCTGTCTTGCGGTCCTTGCTGTCATCGCCTTGTCGCACGGGGCGCGTGCCCAGTCGGCTGATCTCGTGCTGTGTGATCGCATTGCCGCCGATCCCTCCGATCCGGACAAGCCGGCCGACGTGAAGGGCTTCAGCGAGATCGCGGCGGTCGACATTCCGACTGCCATCAGGTTCTGCAAGCAGGCGTCCGGCGGTTCGCGGCGCGCGCTGTACCAGCTCGGCCGCGCCTACGCGGCCAACAAGCAGGCGACGGAGGCGCTGGCGGCATGGCGGAAGGCCGTCGACAAGGGCTCGACGGCTGCGATGGTCGAACTCGGCATCCTCTACGCGACCGGCAGTGGCGTCGCAAAGGACGAGGCACAGGCCAGCAAGCTGCTCGAGCGCGCCGCCGAAGCAGGCAATCCGCGCGGCGTCAGCAATCTCGCCGCGCTCGGTGGCGGGGCCGGGGCCGCCGATCCGGCGCGTGCGCGATCGCTCCTTGCCAAGGCCGCCGAGACCAATGCCGAGGCGCAGTATCAGCTGGGCCTGATGCTGGCCGAAGGCAAGGGCGGGACGCAGGACGACGCCGCGGCGCGCGCGATGTTCGAGAAGGCGGCCGCACAGAATCACCCCGGTGCACTGGAGCGGATGGGCGCCTTTGCCGAGCAGGGCCGTGGCGGCGCCAGGGATCGCGATACGGCCAAGACCTATTACCAGCGTGCGGCCGATCTCGGCGACGAGGATGCGAAGAAGGCGCTGAAGCGGCTGGAATGCCCTTACGTGCTCAAGGACAAGCGCGGCAACCTGGTCAGCAATCTCTGCTTCTGA
- a CDS encoding DUF2161 domain-containing phosphodiesterase produces METALYLPVKRFLEKLGFSAKGEIGGCDVVALKGGDPPIVVICELKQAFNLELLLQAVDRAGACDEVWVAAKFSARGKGRESDARYRNLCRRLGFGMLAVTSTGQVEVLVQPPTTAPRKNPKKRSRLVVEHERRKGDPVAGGSTRAPIMTAYRQQALACASALSEGPKRVRDLRTDIPDAPKILQRNVYGWFDRAERGVYGLTKAGHAALRRWPQDIHIPAALPDRDMVNA; encoded by the coding sequence TTGGAAACCGCGCTCTACCTCCCCGTCAAACGCTTCCTCGAAAAGCTCGGCTTCTCGGCCAAGGGCGAGATCGGCGGCTGTGACGTGGTGGCGCTGAAGGGCGGTGATCCGCCGATCGTTGTCATCTGCGAGCTGAAGCAGGCCTTCAATCTGGAACTGCTGCTGCAGGCCGTCGATCGCGCCGGTGCATGCGACGAAGTCTGGGTCGCGGCGAAATTCTCGGCGCGGGGCAAGGGGCGCGAAAGCGATGCACGGTACCGCAACCTGTGCCGCCGCCTCGGCTTCGGCATGCTCGCGGTGACGTCCACCGGGCAGGTGGAGGTGCTGGTACAGCCGCCCACCACCGCGCCGCGCAAGAACCCCAAGAAGCGATCGCGCCTGGTCGTGGAACATGAGCGGCGCAAGGGCGACCCCGTGGCGGGCGGCTCGACTCGCGCGCCCATCATGACCGCCTATCGCCAACAGGCGCTGGCCTGCGCCTCGGCCTTGTCAGAGGGACCGAAACGCGTCCGTGATCTGCGCACCGACATTCCGGATGCGCCGAAGATCCTCCAACGCAATGTCTATGGCTGGTTCGACCGCGCCGAACGCGGCGTTTATGGCCTCACCAAAGCCGGCCACGCGGCCTTGCGCCGGTGGCCCCAGGATATCCACATCCCTGCAGCGTTGCCCGATCGCGACATGGTGAATGCATAG